ATGACCATGGTCACGCGCTCCATTACCGAACCGGGCGCCTATTCCTCCGGTACGGCAATGCAACCAGCTGCTGACTGGAAGAAAAGTGCAGCACGTATCCGCCAGCTCGATACGCTGGCCAAACGTGTGCAACAACTGGAGAAGCAGTTGCCCGCAGTGACTCAGGCGACGCAGGGCTCATCTGAGTCCTGAGCTGTGCGCTTTGCGCATCCAACCTTTTACTGCAAGTCACTGCAAGGCCTCAAGACATAATGGATATCAACGAAATCAAAGAATACCTGCCCCACCGCTATCCTTTTCTGCTGGTGGACCGGGTGGTTGAGCTGGACCTTGAGGGCAAGCGTATTCGCGCCTACAAGAACGTATCAGTTAATGAACCCTTCTTTGAAGGGCATTTCCCTGGACACCCCATCATGCCAGGCGTACTGATCATCGAGGCCATGGCCCAGGCAGCAGGTCTGCTGGGTTTCAAGATGATGAACACCAAGGCGGAAGACGGTACGCTGTATTATTTCGTCGGCTCCGACAAGCTGCGCTTTCGCCAGCCGGTAGTGCCGGGTGATCAGCTGCAGCTGGAGGCTACCTACCTGAGCAACAAGCGTGGCATCTGGAAGTTCGCCTGCCGCGCACTGGTGGACGGCAAAGAAGCCTGTTCCGGTGAAATCATCTGTGCGGAACATAGAGTATGAGTCGGATTCACCCTCAGGCGATCGTCGATCCAGCCGCGCGGCTGGCTGATGACGTCGAGGTTGGCCCCTGGTCTCTGATCGGACCGGATGTCGAGATCGGTGCCGGAACCGTGATTGGACCCCACGTGGTTGTGCGAGGGCCGACCACCATCGGCAAGGGCAACCGGATTTTCCAGTTCGCCTCTGTCGGTGAAGATTGTCAGGACAAGAAATACCAGGGTGAGCCGACCCGGCTGGTGATCGGCGACAACAATGTCATCCGTGAAGGCTGCACCCTGCACCGCGGGACTGTGCAGGACCGGGGTGTCACCACCATCGGCAGCAACAACCTGCTCATGGCCTATGTGCACATTGCCCATGACTGCGTTGTCGGTGACAACATCATCATGGCCAACAATGCGACCATCGCCGGGCACGTGCATGTCGGCGATGGCGTCATTCTTGGTGGCTACACCACGGTGCATCAGTTCTGTCACATCGGCGCCTGGTCCATGAGTGCCGCCAACAGTGCGGTATTCAAGGATATCCCGGCCTTCGTCATGGTCGGCGGAAACCCGGCTAACGCCCATGGCATGAATTTCGAAGGCATGCGGCGTCGTGGCTATAGCCCGGAGCTCATCACTGCGCTGCGTCGCGCCTACAAAGTCGTCTACCGTCAGGGCAAGACGCTGCAGGAAGCGCTGCAGTTGTTGGATGACGAGGCGACGCAGCATCCCGAAGTTGCGCTGTATCGTGATTCCATCCTGGCATCGACCCGCGGCATTACGCGCTGAATCATGAGCGCCGTCACTGCGACCCCCTATCGTCCTCTGTGTATCGCCCTGGTTGCCGGTGAGGCATCCGGCGATACTTTGGGCGCAGGGCTGATCCGGGCACTCAAGGAAGTGCACCCCGACACCGAGTTTATCGGCATAGGCGGGCCGCGCATGCAGGCCGAAGGGCTGGTCAGCCAGGTGCCGATGGAGCGGCTGTCGGTGATGGGGTTGGTCGAGGTGCTCGGACGTCTGCGCGAATTGCTGCGTATCCGCCGCGATCTGGTGGCCTATCTCAAGCAGCGGCAGCCGGATGTGGTCATCGGCATCGACGCCCCGGACTTCACCCTTGGCGTTGAGCAGCGACTGCGCGAGGCCGGTATCCCCACGGTGCATTATGTCAGCCCATCGGTCTGGGCTTGGCGGGAAAAGCGCGTGTTGGGTATTTGCCAGTCCACCGATCTGATGCTGACCCTGTTT
Above is a genomic segment from Halopseudomonas litoralis containing:
- the lpxA gene encoding acyl-ACP--UDP-N-acetylglucosamine O-acyltransferase; this encodes MSRIHPQAIVDPAARLADDVEVGPWSLIGPDVEIGAGTVIGPHVVVRGPTTIGKGNRIFQFASVGEDCQDKKYQGEPTRLVIGDNNVIREGCTLHRGTVQDRGVTTIGSNNLLMAYVHIAHDCVVGDNIIMANNATIAGHVHVGDGVILGGYTTVHQFCHIGAWSMSAANSAVFKDIPAFVMVGGNPANAHGMNFEGMRRRGYSPELITALRRAYKVVYRQGKTLQEALQLLDDEATQHPEVALYRDSILASTRGITR
- the fabZ gene encoding 3-hydroxyacyl-ACP dehydratase FabZ, with the translated sequence MMDINEIKEYLPHRYPFLLVDRVVELDLEGKRIRAYKNVSVNEPFFEGHFPGHPIMPGVLIIEAMAQAAGLLGFKMMNTKAEDGTLYYFVGSDKLRFRQPVVPGDQLQLEATYLSNKRGIWKFACRALVDGKEACSGEIICAEHRV